A region from the Parcubacteria group bacterium genome encodes:
- the gatC gene encoding Asp-tRNA(Asn)/Glu-tRNA(Gln) amidotransferase subunit GatC, with protein MISKDEVKHIASLARIGLEEKEIEKFSHDLSSILDWIKQLEEVDVAGVLPTAHITGMNNNSREDRTDEFLNKEKIVELFPESRNGYDKVKSVL; from the coding sequence ATGATCAGTAAAGACGAAGTCAAACACATTGCCAGTTTAGCCAGAATCGGTCTAGAAGAGAAAGAGATTGAAAAATTCTCTCATGATTTGTCGTCGATTTTGGATTGGATCAAACAACTCGAAGAAGTGGATGTGGCTGGAGTTCTTCCAACAGCACACATCACAGGAATGAATAATAATAGTCGTGAAGATAGGACAGATGAATTTTTAAATAAAGAAAAAATCGTGGAACTTTTTCCGGAGAGTAGGAATGGGTATGATAAGGTGAAGAGCGTACTATAA
- the ligA gene encoding NAD-dependent DNA ligase LigA has translation MNKSDQQTKERIEKLSAEINKLRYEYHILDKPDLTDEVYSSLMAELKELEEKYPEWKFPDSPTQRIGGRPLDKFQKVLHKTRQWSFDDAFSFEEIGKWEEKILRLISKSKVEDEKLDYVCELKIDGLKVILTYENGNFVRGATRGDGMIGEDVTENLKTIFNIPLKLKKAITCIVVGECFMGKKELARINKLRAKKGEAQFANSRNAAAGSIRQLDPKIASERRLECFVYDIDQIHLTLPPSPLGERGISLVRRRGEEYIKIPETQIEELELLEELGFRVNENYRLCESIEEIENYYEEWTRKKDKEDYGIDGVVIKINSRSLQEKLGYTGKSPRWGIAYKFPAEKVTTVVEDILVQVGRTGALTPVAHLRPVLVAGSMVSRATLHNEDEIRRLDVRIGDTVVVQKAGDVIPEITETLVGLRTGKEKIFSMPKTCPICGGPTGKFPISNFQFPNKSQISKSKKTNQKEERMGVAMYCLNPKCFAVEIEKIIHFVSKKGFNIDGLGEKIVEQLVNEGVIANAAEIFELKKGDLEPLERFAEKSADNLIVAIEKSKKITLQKFLYALGIRHAGEETAVLIAEAIKTEFLISNFEFLNNSQLSNFKFQNLADIINYFPLILKEDWVKIKGIGEKSAESLVQWFADAENMKMLEKMRDCGVEIIVETRHASSEQKLQGKTFVLTGEAGNFTRDELKDMIRKAGGSVSSSVSKKTDFVLAGSSPGSKYAKAKELGVKIIDEKEFSKMLKL, from the coding sequence CAACAAACGAAAGAGCGCATCGAGAAGCTTTCGGCGGAAATCAACAAATTGCGCTACGAATACCATATTCTGGACAAACCTGATCTGACCGATGAGGTCTATTCGTCGTTGATGGCGGAACTCAAAGAGCTGGAAGAAAAATATCCAGAGTGGAAATTTCCCGATTCTCCGACGCAACGGATCGGCGGGCGACCGCTCGACAAGTTTCAAAAAGTCTTGCATAAAACCCGACAGTGGTCGTTTGATGATGCGTTCAGTTTTGAAGAAATCGGAAAATGGGAAGAGAAAATATTGCGCTTAATTTCAAAATCTAAAGTTGAGGATGAAAAACTAGATTACGTCTGCGAGTTAAAAATTGATGGCCTAAAAGTGATTTTGACCTATGAAAATGGCAATTTTGTGCGCGGGGCGACGCGGGGCGATGGGATGATCGGCGAGGATGTGACTGAGAATCTGAAAACTATTTTCAATATTCCCTTGAAGCTAAAAAAGGCCATAACGTGTATCGTGGTGGGAGAGTGTTTTATGGGAAAAAAGGAATTGGCGCGGATCAACAAATTGCGTGCGAAAAAAGGCGAAGCGCAGTTTGCCAATTCGCGCAACGCCGCTGCCGGATCGATCCGCCAATTGGATCCAAAAATCGCTTCCGAACGTCGGTTGGAATGTTTTGTGTATGATATTGATCAAATACACCTCACCCTTCCACCTTCGCCACTTGGCGAACGCGGAATCTCCTTAGTAAGGAGAAGGGGTGAAGAGTATATTAAAATACCAGAAACACAGATTGAGGAACTGGAATTGTTGGAAGAGTTGGGTTTTCGTGTGAATGAAAATTATCGTTTGTGTGAAAGCATCGAGGAGATTGAAAATTATTACGAGGAATGGACGAGGAAAAAAGACAAAGAAGATTATGGGATTGATGGTGTCGTGATTAAGATCAATTCGCGGTCGTTGCAAGAAAAATTGGGTTATACGGGAAAATCTCCCCGTTGGGGCATCGCCTATAAATTTCCGGCGGAAAAAGTTACCACGGTGGTGGAGGATATTTTGGTACAAGTCGGTCGGACCGGAGCGCTCACGCCCGTCGCGCATCTGCGTCCGGTGCTTGTTGCTGGTTCGATGGTTTCGCGCGCGACACTGCACAACGAAGATGAAATCCGGCGCTTGGATGTGCGGATCGGGGACACGGTCGTCGTGCAAAAAGCGGGCGATGTTATCCCGGAAATCACAGAGACCTTGGTGGGTTTGCGCACGGGAAAGGAAAAAATATTTTCCATGCCCAAAACCTGTCCGATCTGCGGGGGACCAACAGGCAAATTTCCAATTTCCAATTTCCAATTTCCAAATAAATCTCAAATATCAAAATCCAAAAAAACAAACCAAAAAGAAGAAAGAATGGGGGTGGCTATGTATTGCTTGAATCCCAAGTGTTTTGCAGTTGAGATCGAAAAAATCATCCATTTTGTTTCCAAAAAAGGGTTCAATATTGATGGCTTGGGAGAGAAAATTGTTGAGCAATTAGTGAATGAAGGCGTGATTGCCAACGCAGCGGAAATTTTTGAATTGAAAAAAGGTGACTTGGAGCCATTAGAGCGCTTTGCGGAAAAATCTGCTGACAATCTAATTGTGGCAATCGAAAAAAGTAAAAAAATAACTTTACAAAAATTTCTCTATGCACTGGGGATTCGGCATGCCGGGGAAGAAACAGCAGTTTTGATTGCTGAAGCAATCAAAACTGAATTTCTAATTTCTAATTTTGAATTTCTAAACAATTCCCAATTATCAAATTTCAAATTTCAAAACCTAGCAGATATTATTAATTATTTTCCATTAATTTTGAAAGAAGATTGGGTAAAAATTAAAGGTATTGGAGAAAAGTCGGCGGAGAGCTTGGTTCAATGGTTTGCAGATGCGGAAAACATGAAAATGCTGGAAAAAATGCGGGATTGTGGCGTGGAAATTATCGTAGAGACGAGGCACGCCTCGTCTGAGCAGAAATTGCAGGGAAAAACCTTTGTGCTTACTGGAGAAGCGGGAAACTTTACAAGAGATGAGCTTAAGGATATGATTAGAAAAGCAGGAGGAAGCGTGTCTTCTTCCGTCAGCAAAAAGACTGATTTTGTTTTGGCTGGATCTAGTCCGGGTTCGAAATATGCCAAAGCAAAAGAGTTGGGAGTGAAAATTATTGATGAAAAAGAATTTAGTAAAATGCTAAAATTATGA
- the gatA gene encoding Asp-tRNA(Asn)/Glu-tRNA(Gln) amidotransferase subunit GatA — protein sequence MIRELHNKLVNKEITSVDLTQQYFDVIEKKDKDIFAYLTLTKDLALVQARAVDEKIARGEKIELLEGIPGAIKDNLCIAGVRTTASSKILDNYIAPYDATVIEKLKEAGAVFLGKTNLDEFAMGSSTENSAYGPTKNPRDLTRVPGGSSGGSAAAVASGEAVWALGTDTGGSIREPASFCGLVGLKPTYGRVSRYGAIAMASSLDQIGPITKTVEDAAIVLSIIAGQDKMDATSAHSAGKDYTNYLTGEVKGLRIGIVLEHISGLGEQEQKSINAVVETYKKLGAEIVEIELPHSKYSLATYYIIQPCEVSSNLARYDGIRYGLSINDEKDEVNSNLSENGLPKKLLETYLDSRHYGLGKEVQRRIMLGAYSLSSGYYDAYYLKAQKVRTLIKQDFEKAFEKVDLILMPTAPTPAFKIGEKTQDPLEMYLADMFSITANIVGVPAISLPAPEVEVDNKSLPFGFQLMAKWFDEENLLRAAHAYEINK from the coding sequence ATGATAAGAGAATTGCATAATAAATTAGTTAACAAAGAAATAACTTCTGTTGATTTAACGCAACAGTATTTCGACGTGATTGAAAAAAAAGACAAAGATATTTTTGCCTATCTAACTTTGACCAAAGATTTAGCTTTAGTCCAAGCCAGGGCAGTCGATGAGAAAATTGCGCGCGGCGAAAAAATAGAATTACTTGAGGGAATTCCAGGAGCAATCAAGGACAATCTTTGTATTGCCGGGGTGCGGACAACTGCTTCTTCTAAAATTCTAGATAATTATATCGCCCCCTACGATGCGACAGTAATTGAAAAGCTGAAAGAAGCTGGCGCGGTATTTCTGGGAAAGACCAATCTGGACGAATTTGCGATGGGATCCTCGACGGAAAATAGCGCTTATGGCCCGACTAAAAATCCGCGTGATTTGACGCGTGTGCCAGGCGGTTCATCAGGTGGATCGGCAGCGGCCGTGGCATCAGGCGAGGCTGTTTGGGCATTAGGAACGGACACGGGCGGATCAATCCGTGAACCAGCTTCCTTTTGCGGGTTGGTGGGACTGAAACCAACCTATGGCCGTGTTTCTCGTTATGGGGCAATTGCCATGGCATCGAGCCTTGATCAGATCGGACCAATCACGAAAACCGTCGAAGACGCGGCAATCGTTCTGAGCATCATTGCCGGGCAAGATAAAATGGATGCAACAAGTGCGCATAGCGCGGGTAAGGATTATACGAATTATCTGACCGGAGAAGTGAAGGGTCTGCGGATCGGGATCGTATTGGAACATATCTCCGGATTGGGCGAGCAAGAACAAAAATCGATCAACGCCGTGGTTGAGACTTATAAAAAACTGGGCGCAGAAATCGTAGAGATTGAATTGCCTCATTCCAAATATTCTCTGGCGACCTATTATATCATCCAGCCTTGTGAAGTCAGTTCCAATTTGGCGCGTTATGATGGCATTCGCTATGGACTTTCGATCAACGATGAAAAGGATGAGGTGAATTCCAATCTTTCGGAAAACGGACTGCCAAAGAAATTATTGGAAACGTATCTTGACTCTCGTCACTATGGTCTGGGCAAGGAAGTGCAGAGGCGGATCATGTTGGGAGCTTATTCGCTTTCCTCCGGGTACTATGATGCCTATTATCTCAAAGCGCAAAAAGTACGGACACTAATCAAACAGGATTTTGAGAAAGCGTTCGAGAAAGTCGATTTGATTCTCATGCCAACCGCGCCGACCCCCGCTTTTAAGATCGGTGAAAAAACGCAAGACCCGTTGGAGATGTATCTAGCTGATATGTTTTCTATCACCGCCAATATTGTCGGAGTGCCGGCAATTTCCCTGCCTGCTCCGGAAGTTGAAGTTGATAATAAATCACTTCCGTTCGGATTTCAATTGATGGCCAAATGGTTTGATGAAGAAAACCTGCTCCGCGCGGCGCATGCTTACGAGATCAATAAATAA